A stretch of Neisseria subflava DNA encodes these proteins:
- the hemH gene encoding ferrochelatase, with product MSRFHTEPPLAYTAQNRTAVLLLNLGTPDAPTAAAVKPYLKEFLSDQRVVELPKLLWQPILRGLVLTFRPKKSAHAYEKVWFKEGSPLEVYTHRQAEALAKHLPDVIVRHAMTYGNPSIADVLAELKAQGVGKLLVIPLYPQYAGSSTGAALDKVFQELLLQRNQMSVRTVSRYYDDAAYIQAMKQHIEAYWAQNGRSEKLMLSFHGIPQKHHDDGDPYPDECHHTAKLLAQALGLSEQEYIVSFQSQFGKSQWIKPSTQALFDQLPKQGTTKLDVFCPGFLADCLETMEEIAIMGREQFHAAGGKEYRYIPCLNDSADWIAALAQLSRANLQGWI from the coding sequence ATGTCCCGTTTCCATACCGAACCGCCCTTAGCCTACACCGCACAAAACCGTACCGCCGTCCTGCTGCTCAACCTCGGCACGCCTGACGCGCCCACTGCTGCCGCAGTCAAGCCTTACTTGAAAGAATTTCTTTCCGATCAACGCGTTGTCGAACTGCCCAAGCTCTTATGGCAACCGATATTGCGCGGCTTGGTATTGACTTTTCGCCCGAAAAAAAGCGCGCATGCCTATGAAAAAGTTTGGTTTAAAGAAGGTTCGCCGCTTGAGGTTTACACACACCGCCAAGCAGAAGCCCTGGCCAAACATTTGCCCGATGTCATCGTCCGTCATGCCATGACGTACGGCAATCCAAGCATTGCCGACGTTTTGGCGGAACTCAAAGCCCAAGGCGTGGGCAAATTGCTGGTCATTCCACTCTATCCGCAATATGCCGGTTCTTCTACCGGCGCGGCTTTGGACAAAGTGTTTCAAGAGTTATTGCTGCAACGCAACCAAATGAGTGTCCGCACCGTCTCCCGTTATTACGATGATGCCGCCTATATTCAAGCCATGAAGCAGCATATTGAAGCCTATTGGGCTCAAAATGGACGTAGCGAAAAACTGATGTTGAGTTTCCACGGCATTCCGCAAAAGCATCACGACGACGGCGACCCCTATCCTGACGAGTGCCACCATACCGCCAAGCTGTTGGCGCAGGCATTGGGCTTGTCCGAACAAGAATACATCGTTTCTTTCCAAAGCCAGTTTGGCAAATCCCAATGGATCAAGCCCAGCACGCAAGCCCTGTTTGATCAGCTGCCGAAACAAGGTACAACCAAACTCGACGTATTCTGCCCCGGCTTCCTGGCCGACTGCCTCGAAACCATGGAAGAAATCGCCATTATGGGACGCGAACAATTCCACGCTGCAGGCGGCAAAGAATACCGTTACATCCCTTGCCTCAACGATTCCGCCGACTGGATTGCCGCACTTGCACAATTAAGTCGGGCCAATCTGCAAGGTTGGATTTGA
- the tgt gene encoding tRNA guanosine(34) transglycosylase Tgt, with protein sequence MLKFTLHKKDGHARRGTLELNHGKIETPVFMPVGTYGSVKAMNPQNLHNIKAQIILGNTYHLWLRPGLEVIEQFGGLHEFIGWDKPILTDSGGFQVFSLSDMRKLTEEGCTFQSPINGDKLFLSPEVSMKIQTVLNSDIVMQLDECTPGEATHSQAQKSLQMSLRWAERSKKAFEDLKNPNALFGIVQGAMYEDLREESLKGLEELDFPGLAIGGLSVGEPKPEMYRMLRAVGPILPEHKPHYLMGVGTPEDLVYGVAHGVDMFDCVMPTRNARNGWLFTRFGDLKIKNAKHKLDKRPIDESCTCYACQNFSRSYLHHLHRVGEILGAQLNTIHNLHFYQIIMAEMREAIEQGKFADWQAQFHENRARGVD encoded by the coding sequence ATGCTCAAATTTACCTTACACAAAAAAGACGGTCATGCCCGACGCGGCACTTTGGAACTGAACCACGGCAAAATCGAAACGCCGGTATTTATGCCGGTCGGCACTTACGGTTCGGTCAAAGCAATGAACCCGCAAAACCTGCATAACATTAAAGCGCAAATTATCTTAGGCAACACTTACCATCTGTGGCTGCGCCCCGGCTTGGAAGTCATCGAACAATTCGGCGGCCTGCACGAATTTATCGGCTGGGACAAGCCGATTTTGACCGACTCAGGCGGTTTCCAAGTATTCTCGTTATCCGACATGCGCAAGCTGACCGAAGAAGGCTGTACATTCCAAAGCCCGATCAACGGCGACAAACTGTTCCTCTCACCCGAAGTGTCGATGAAAATTCAAACCGTATTGAATTCCGACATCGTGATGCAGTTGGACGAGTGCACCCCTGGCGAAGCAACGCACAGCCAAGCGCAAAAATCGCTGCAAATGAGCCTGCGTTGGGCGGAACGAAGCAAAAAGGCTTTTGAAGACCTGAAAAACCCGAATGCGCTGTTTGGCATTGTACAAGGCGCGATGTATGAAGATTTGCGCGAAGAATCGCTGAAAGGTTTGGAAGAACTCGACTTCCCCGGCTTGGCCATCGGCGGCTTGTCCGTTGGCGAACCCAAGCCCGAAATGTACCGCATGTTGCGCGCCGTCGGCCCTATCTTGCCGGAACACAAACCTCATTATTTGATGGGCGTCGGCACGCCTGAAGACTTGGTGTACGGCGTGGCACACGGCGTGGATATGTTCGACTGCGTCATGCCTACCCGCAATGCGCGTAACGGCTGGCTGTTTACCCGTTTTGGCGATTTGAAAATCAAAAACGCCAAACACAAACTCGACAAGCGTCCGATTGATGAAAGCTGCACCTGCTACGCCTGTCAGAATTTCAGCCGCTCCTACCTACACCATCTGCACCGAGTCGGCGAAATCTTGGGCGCACAGCTCAACACCATCCACAATCTGCACTTCTACCAAATCATCATGGCAGAAATGCGCGAAGCCATCGAACAAGGCAAATTTGCCGATTGGCAGGCGCAATTCCATGAAAATCGCGCCCGCGGTGTGGATTAA
- the thrS gene encoding threonine--tRNA ligase: MLNITLPDGSVRQYESPVTVAQIAASIGAGLAKATVAGKVNGKLVDACDPITEDAHVQIITPKDKEGVEIIRHSCAHLVGHAVKQLYPDAKMVIGPVIEDGFYYDIATEKPFTPDDVAAIEARMKELIAQDYDVIKVMTPRAEAVKIFQDRGEEYKLRLIEDMPEVEAMGMYHHQEYVDMCRGPHVPNTRFLKNFKLTKLAGAYWRGDSNNEMLQRIYGTAWASKDELKAYIQRIEEAEKRDHRKLGKQLDLFHLQDEAPGMVFWHPKGWALWQVIEQHMRKELNAAGYKEVKTPQIMDKTFWEKSGHWENYKDNMFVTSSEKREYAVKPMNCPGHVQIFNNGLRSYRDLPMRLAEFGSCHRNEPSGALHGLMRVRGFVQDDAHIFCTEDQIVDEARAFNELLVRIYKQFGFHDVAVKLSLRPEQRAGSDEVWDKAEQGLRDALTACGVEWEELPGEGAFYGPKIEYHVKDALGRSWQCGTLQLDFVLPERLNAEYVTENNDRVRPVMLHRAILGSLERFIGILIENHAGSFPLWLAPVQMVIMNITENQADYCREVAAKLQAAGFRVELDLRNEKIGYKIRDNSQYRFPYQIVVGDKEKQENKVAVRRKAEDLGSLNVDDFIAQLQQEITDALVNH, translated from the coding sequence ATGTTGAACATTACCTTGCCGGACGGTTCGGTCCGCCAATATGAATCACCCGTTACCGTGGCGCAAATCGCAGCGTCTATCGGTGCAGGTTTGGCAAAGGCAACGGTAGCGGGCAAGGTTAACGGTAAATTGGTGGATGCTTGCGATCCGATTACCGAAGATGCCCACGTTCAAATCATTACGCCTAAAGACAAAGAAGGTGTGGAAATTATCCGCCACTCCTGCGCACACTTGGTTGGTCATGCAGTCAAGCAGCTCTATCCTGATGCCAAAATGGTTATCGGCCCGGTGATTGAAGACGGGTTCTATTACGATATCGCAACTGAAAAACCATTTACGCCTGATGATGTGGCCGCTATCGAAGCGCGCATGAAAGAGTTGATTGCACAAGACTATGACGTTATTAAAGTGATGACGCCTCGTGCAGAAGCCGTCAAAATTTTCCAAGATCGCGGCGAAGAGTACAAATTGCGTCTGATTGAAGACATGCCTGAAGTGGAAGCAATGGGCATGTATCATCATCAAGAATACGTCGATATGTGCCGCGGTCCTCACGTTCCCAATACCCGTTTCTTGAAAAACTTCAAGCTGACCAAGCTGGCAGGCGCATACTGGCGCGGCGACAGCAACAATGAAATGTTGCAACGTATTTACGGTACGGCTTGGGCAAGCAAAGATGAATTGAAAGCCTATATCCAACGTATCGAGGAAGCAGAAAAACGCGACCATCGTAAGCTGGGTAAACAATTGGATTTGTTCCACCTGCAAGATGAAGCGCCGGGTATGGTGTTCTGGCATCCTAAAGGCTGGGCTTTGTGGCAAGTGATTGAGCAGCATATGCGCAAAGAGTTGAATGCTGCCGGTTATAAAGAGGTTAAAACACCTCAGATTATGGATAAAACCTTCTGGGAAAAATCCGGCCACTGGGAAAATTATAAAGACAATATGTTTGTGACCAGTTCAGAAAAACGCGAATACGCGGTTAAACCGATGAACTGTCCGGGTCATGTGCAAATTTTCAATAACGGCTTGCGCTCATATCGCGATTTGCCAATGCGTTTGGCTGAGTTCGGTTCTTGCCACCGCAATGAACCAAGCGGTGCATTGCATGGTCTGATGCGTGTTCGCGGTTTTGTGCAGGATGATGCGCACATCTTCTGTACTGAAGATCAAATCGTTGATGAGGCACGTGCATTCAATGAATTGCTGGTTCGCATTTACAAACAATTCGGCTTCCATGATGTTGCCGTGAAGTTGTCCCTCCGCCCAGAACAACGTGCAGGTTCTGACGAAGTTTGGGATAAGGCAGAACAAGGTCTGCGCGATGCATTGACCGCTTGTGGCGTAGAGTGGGAAGAGTTGCCTGGCGAAGGCGCATTCTATGGTCCTAAGATTGAATATCATGTCAAAGATGCCTTGGGTCGCTCTTGGCAGTGCGGCACCCTACAGTTAGACTTTGTATTGCCGGAGCGTTTGAATGCAGAATATGTAACAGAAAACAACGACCGTGTGCGTCCTGTGATGTTGCACCGTGCTATTTTGGGTTCATTGGAGCGCTTCATCGGTATTTTGATTGAAAACCATGCAGGCTCATTCCCATTGTGGCTTGCACCGGTTCAAATGGTGATTATGAATATCACCGAGAACCAAGCAGATTATTGTCGCGAAGTGGCTGCTAAATTACAGGCAGCGGGCTTCCGTGTCGAATTGGATTTGCGTAACGAAAAAATCGGTTACAAAATCCGTGACAACAGCCAATACCGTTTCCCTTATCAAATCGTCGTCGGCGATAAAGAGAAACAAGAAAACAAAGTTGCGGTACGCCGCAAAGCAGAAGACTTGGGTTCTTTGAATGTAGATGATTTTATTGCACAATTGCAGCAAGAAATCACTGACGCCCTCGTCAATCATTAA